In Spirochaeta lutea, the genomic stretch CACGAGGTGCTCACCGGGGAGATAGTGCTCAGCCAGCCCCTCTCGGACATCATAACCCGGGAAATCGGCACCAGTCCGGAGTATGTGGCAGATATCGTTGATACCTCGCGGCACTCATCCCGGGATGAGATACTCTTTTTTCGCAACATCCTTTCGAGCCCCTTGGATCCGGATAAGCTGGATTACCTGACTAGGGATGCCTTTTTTTGCGGGGTTCCCTACGGAACCCAGGATATCGATTACATCCTCAGCAGGATCCACCCTGCAGGGTACTCTGGAATCACCCTGGAGGAACAGGGGGCATCATCAATAGAACACCTGCTATTCTCTAAATACCTTATGTACCGGTCGGTCTACTGGCACCGGCAGGTACGCATCGCTACCGGCATGATTAAAAAAGCCTTATTCCTGGGCCTGACCAATGCCATCATCAGTCCTGAAGATTTGTACAATCTGGATGATGAGGGGTTCTTTGCTACCTTAAATACCAGGGAGGGATTCATTCCCTTCGGTCTCATTGAGTCTGTCCACCGGGGGGAGCTTTATACCATTGTAGTGGACCGCCCCTTCGATCCTGGCAGCCAAGGACACCACCATCTCGAAGACCTGGTGTACCGGGAACAGTTTGAACAGCGTATTATGGAGTGGCTCCGGAACCATACCGGCCTTCAGGTCCAGCCGGAAGAGGTGGTCTTGGATATTCCTGAGTCCATTTCCTTTGAGGTCGATCTGCCCATCCTTCGCAGGGACTCTACAACCGCACCCTATCTAGAAACCCGTACGGTATTTACCCCCCGGGTTGTCAACGATTTCACTCAAACCTTGCGCTACATCCGGGTAGCTCTCTCACCCAGGGTAGCTCAGGCGTTGACCACCCCCCTGCCCTTCGATGATCTGTTGACACAGCTTGCATAGCCTGGGCAAAGTACTATAGGTTACCCATAATGAAGAGTTCAAAAATACTTAAAGAACGCATACGTCGTATCGAAATCCTCCTCAAAGAACTGGGCTATGATGTGGAACCCGACGAACTTCCAGAAATGGCTGGATACAGCGCCGGGGTTTTTCAGGGGGAGCAGTACATTCTGAGTATCTCCGTCGATCAGGAGAGCAGGTTCCTGGAGCTTGGCTTTACCTTCGGATTTAGTAATTCCCTCCATGAACGAATACGATCATCTATGGAAGATCTTTTGGGAATCTGCTATGAATATGGAAACTACCTGTCCATCCAAACCCTGGATCCAGAAATAACCATTTCTATCTTTTCAAAGATTTACTTCTCCGGCCTAAACTACTATGCTTTAAAGGAGTCTGTCCGCGATCTACGCGCATCAGTTCGGCTCATCAAGGAACTGTTTCAGATTCATGACCATTTGGTAGGGGATGAGTATGGAAATTCATAACTTAATGGAAGACAAGGTTTTGGAGATGATTGCAGAGATCTGTGATTCCGAAGAAAAAACCCGTGCGAACGGGTACTGCACCTCTGAACAATGCCGTTTGGATGCTGCCTGCTTTGTGTTAAACCGGATTCCCCAACGGTATGTAACCTCGGGGCGGGGATTCGCCTATCTAGAATCGGATTTTAACGATAACCAGCAACTCCAGGTGGACATCATGACCCTTTGTCACGAGGGGCTGCGTAGGGTTTCAACCATCCAACGAAGTTTCTACGGAAACGACACCCCTTCACACCCCAACTCCTTCAAAGGCCCCTGTTTTACCTTTCCCCTAATCAAAGGCCGGTTGTTTAACGGAATAACCTTCGAGCCCATTGTAGGCCTGGATATAAAGATTCGCTTTAATAAGGAATTGGTGCCCATGATTGATTCCCGCTGGCCCAATCCCTACTCAGTTGTTGGGAATACGCCGGGAACCTATCTGTTCTGGCCGCGCCCTGTAGAAGCCGAATATGAGGGCCAGGAACAGGATTTTGACTTTGAATTAGTTATCGAAAGCCCCGAGTACGAGCCCTTCTTCCATTACTTCACCCTACACCTCCGGGCCGAGGATATTTCATCCCGGAGCGCCCTGAAACCCAACCGCGACTTCAACCTCACCGATCTTTTTCTGATTCCCCGGGGTATTGAAGAGGATATGCAGCTCTAGGACAAAGGGATTCTACTGCCCGCAAAAACGATACCGTGGGTGTCGAACCAACCCAACCCTGATGGAGCTCATAGCCCCGGCTGAGCAGCCCACCGCAGCAGCCTCGGGTAAACATGCTACACCCTTTGCGCACGAGGAACGAATCGCTAAAATTGTTCGCTATAGATCTCAACATCCTGAATGCGGCCCGGGACCCAGCGCTCTGCGAAATTCAAAATCTTATGCATGACCGATTCGCCGAACTGCTTGTCATTGGAAACGAGGGCAACGCCGATCTGGCCGAAGGTAAGGCTCTCATGCAGGTCTACCTCCGCGGCGCTCACCTTAAACCGGTCGATGATCTTGCCCTTGAGTCCCTTGATAACCTTCCGCTTTTCTTTCAGTGAAGTGGTATCCGGAAGCTCCACCACAAACTGAAGCATTGAAATCACCATAAACCCTGTTATTCCTGAGAATCCCCGGAATTCTGATCGTCTAGGAGGGATTCCAAATCCAGATGTGCTGTGTCAAGGCTGCTGGAACCCAAGCCCTCCATTTCCACCCGATTTTTCATGGGCAGAAACTCCTGATTATAGCTGTCCGCCAGGCGGTATATCTCATCCTCAGCATAATTCCGGGGAATGGCGATTTCCAAGGCATAGGTCGATTCATCCATTCCCCTCCGCATGATGGCCACAGGGTCAGACACCGTCAGTGCAAAGTGCGGCCCGTAAATAAAGGTCAGTACAAAGAGCAGCACGACAATAATGACAAAGACATAGAGGGAGGTTCTCGCATCCTGGGCATTCAGAGCCAGGGTCGATAGGTATACCGTAACGGAATCACCCTGGAGATACGCATAATCCCCGGGACCGTACTGGTCGACCATTTCCGGTCGATCATAGCGCTGGTACACCGTCCGGTTATTCTGTTGAATCAGAAGAATCTCGGGTACGAGGCTGGCACTCTGTCGAATCTGAGAAAGGGAATCCGAATCGGCAGCATCCACCGTTTCAAGGGTCTGGGACACCGCCTCCGCCCGACGAATGAAGTCCGTACTGGGATCCACGGAAGGAAGCAGGGAGCTCAGGATGCTTAAAACCATGACAGTAAATACTATGGTTGCAATCGATAGGGTCGCAATCTTATTAATGTGGCGCTGGGCCATGACCGAATCGATAAAACGGATATTCTTCGCAATCTTAAGAACCCGAAGCAGCCGGAGAATCCGGGCGATGCGGATGGTTTTTGCGATCTTCAGCACATTAAGAAATCCCCCCATCCCCGAGAATCCAACCGATCCTGCAGCCAGGGCAATGACCGTCGGCCCGGAATTTAATAGAAGCAGGGGTATGGAGGCTGCCAGATCAATCCAGCCCCCTCGCTCCAACAGGTATCCCCGGACATCCCGTTGAAGGATGCTGGCGTACAACCGTGATAGAAACTCAATGGAAAAAAACAGGTCGAAACCAAACCCTGTATACACCAACACCCGCCGGAACGACCAACTCCAGCCGCTGAGCCGGGCAAAGTCTTCCAAAAACGTCTGTATTAATACAAGGAAAATTGCTGCAACCACAATCCCTTCTAACAAGCCTTTTACCGAGGTCTTTTGGGTCCTCATCTGAGTTCCTCCTAACGGGAAAATTCCGCCGCAATCATGAATAGTTCATCCAAAAACCGCACATCGTACCCGAACACGGGGTAGTTTTTCCGAGCCGTACTGAGCCAGCTCTTCTCTGGTGTATTGGCACCGCGGTCCACGGTTTGCCCAGGACGGTAGGCCCTGCCCCAGTCAGAAAAAATACATGCAAGTCGTGCGGTGGCTTCAATATACGAGTTGTCCTTAAATGAGAGATTCGCGTTAATGCCGCTGGACAGTATCTGGGGGGGTAGATTCTTCCACTCTTCCCCTAATTGTTTTCTGAGCTTTTCACCGAAACTGGGTTGGATCACTCCGCTCCGCCGGTCGGGCAGGGATTGATGTGCCCTGACGTAGTAGTAGATGACCGGACGGAGTAGCATACTGGTTTCCACATACCGGAGGATCTCCTCCCTGCTCATCTTTAACCGCTGCACCTTGGACAGCTCAAAATGGATGTGCCGTTTACGATCCACTGCTTCAAGGCAGTAAAACTGGGGCAATCGACGTTCTATGGCGGTCCAAATGCCGGTGTACATCCGTCTGGCGTGGGGATTGGTAACCAAACCTAACACGAGCTTCTTCAACTCCTGCTTTGATCGGGTTAGTTCGGTTGTGCTCGCATCCAGGGCCTGGAAAAAACTGAGATCCAAGGTATTATCCAGGTATGATATCATCTGGGGCAGCAGTTGGGTGTTGGTAATCTCGTAGAGATTAGTCAACAGCAATGCTATGATCTGTCCCCAGGAGCGACCGGGAAAAAACCTGTCTGCCGCCAGGGTGGGGCCCAGAACATTCCGGTTTTGCATGAGAAACTGAATGATCTGCTCTTCTCGCTGCAAAAGAGAATCCTCTGCTAAGGCCGGATTCTGTAGTAACTTTACCAAAAAGGCCTTAGCCTTCGGAGCCTCTGCGCTGTCCATGGAAGCAAGTATAATACAGGGAGTTTAAAATTGAAAACCCGCAGAGAGAACTCGTTTGGCCTGCTTCTCGGAATACTGATCTTCAGCTGCCCTCTGTCCGGGGGTTTTTCCCAAACTCCCCCCCCGAACCTGGAGAACCTGCCTCCGGGGATGCGGGAATATTTCGAACCCGAAGCCCCGGCCTCCCTTCTCGATTTGTCCCTGGGCGATCTTGCCGCAGAACTGTTCATCTACGGTACCTGGACGAGCCAACTCGGTGCTCATTTCGGGGTTAGCTTTGTACCCGATTCCCAGGGTGATGTTGTTGCCATTCCGGGAACATTTCCTGGGCTTGAAGCCATCCCCTTTAAAAACACCGTCGATCTGCTGGTGAGTATCTGGATTGATCGGGGGTATTTTCTGGAGGCCGATGCAAAAAAGGAGTTTTCGGATTTGGGCCTTCTCATGGGGTACTCAAATTGGGAGCAGGATTTCTGGTTATCCAGGGTATGGCTGGGCAACCGGGGCATCGGGGTCCTGGGAAATCCCATGCTTCCCCAGCTTGCAGTCATCGACGGTACACCCGGCATCACCGCGGCCGCCCGATCATCCCTGGGGGTCCATGAGGTGGTTCTGCGGCTGGACGGCCGCCAGACCAGCACACGGTATTTCCTGGGTACCCAGGAGGTGGAGATGGTGCAGATTGAAGACAGCCGGTGGGTCTCCGGCTTTTCATTCATGCTTCCCTGGGGATTCCCTGCAAGCCTTCAGGATGAATTCGACCTGTACCAAGAGGTGGCCCCTAGCACACCCGGCGCCATTGAGGATGAAGCCGGGATCCGGTACCTCCCCCTCAAAGCCCGGGAGGATTACCAACTCCTGGCGGAACAAGGCAGGGTGTACCTGAAGGAACATCCGGGGCAGAAGCGGATAGTGGCAATGGTACCTCCCTTCGAGGACTCCTATCAGGAATATCCCCTCGTACCCCTGACCCTCGATCCGAATGCCCCGAACCGCTATCATTTCCAGCCGACAGATACATTGGAAGTCCGCCTTCCCCCTGGACAGGATCTAGAACTCTACGCAGACCGCCTGGACACCCTGGAACTCTCCGAAGACTCGGATCCCGCTACCTGGCCTGGAATTACCCGGCTTTTTCCCGAATTTCCCCGGGGCAGCGGTTCTTACGGCATCCTGCTCTTCGATCCCCAACGGTTTTCCCCCTTCATGGACTACGGGTTTTACTCCATGAAATCGAACCAGGACGGAGAAACTCCCGAAACTCCGGAATCAACCGAACCTTCCGAATCCCCGGCAGGTCAGGAGCTGCTCCGGGCAGATTACCAGCCCGGCGGCGGAAGCGGAATACTCCCCATGGTGCTCCAACAACTCTCCCCCACCCTGCTCCGGATTATTCCCGGAGATACCGGAGGCCCCAGGCGTCTGCCCCTGCTCTCCTACACCCCAGAAGCACTCAATACAAACCCATACATTTCTCGGAGCCTTCAGCCTCCGGGAACTATTCGCTTTTACCGGCCCCTGGGAGAGGATTCCGGCGTAATCACCCTCTCCCCGGATACCAAACCGGGATCCATCACTGTGCTTCGTAACGGTGTTCCCGTCCAGGATGTGGAGATAATCCCAGAAACCGGGGAACTGCGTCTCCGCCCTGAACCGCACAACACCGAGCTTATTACCGTAACCCAGCAAAGCCACAGTCCGGGATCCGCCTTCACCAACCTCAGCATCGGCACCCAGCATCGCATCAGCCTTGCAGAGGACCGATTCACCCTCGGACTCGGAGTAGCCGGTTCCATTCCGATTGCCGAGGATGGTGCCGCAGCCTTAACCGATCTGGATGCCGAGGGACTCTCACGGCGATCGGGTCTCCTCGAAGGGCGCTTGGATACCTCCTACCTGGATGATTGGATCACTGCCCGGATAAGCCTGGAGGCCCAGCTTCAGACCAGCGACCGTTTCGGAGGCATCGGCATATTCTCATCCGGAGGAACAACCTTCACTGTAATCTCCGAACCCTACCGGGCACTCCCCCTTTCGGATCTCGCTCCGTCCTGGCTCTATCCGGAAACCTCGCTGCCGGAACTCTCCCGGGAAACCCGGGCCCTTCCGGTGTACCGGGATTCCTACATCGGCGGATCTATTCGGGAGCTCCCCAGGACGTATGATGATCCAGCCCTTACCGAGGACTCCACCCTGCCCCCGGGGGAGCAAGACGGGGTAACCCTGACCGGGCCCTATCCCGTCAGGGGAACCGGTACCCAGGATTCCCTTATCGAGGGTTACGGCCACCTCTTGGAATCCCATTTCACAGAGAACCAGGTCTGGACCGGTATGATTCTCCCCGGGGCTCTTTGGTCCGAAACCCCGGAACCCGATGCCCCGGATCAAGACAGAATGACCAGTCCTCCCTCCCGAATACGGGGCACCGTCGGGCTGTTGGAACTGCCCCAGACCGGTGCCGAGGTCGACCTCTACCTGCTGGTCGGACACATGCCCGAAGACCTCAACAGTAACGGAACCATCGACCAAGGGTATCCCCTGGCCCTGGATGCTCAAGGAACAATTCTAGCTGGAACAGACTGGCAGCGGGGGTATACCGCCGGGCTGATTGACATCCCCCCCGGGGAGGACCTGAACCGGAACGCGGTGTTGGATAGGTTCCAAAGAGCCCAAGGCATGGCCCTCTCTTTGGGCAGCTTCACCGCATCGGGCCCCGGAACCATCACCTTCGACCGCCCCATCCCTCCCTCGGTGCGAATCCAGATTCTACAAGGCACAGCAGAGATCGCCCTGGTTGCAATCAATAAGGGGCAATCCCCCGGCACTCTGCGGATCGTCGCCGGCGACTGGCGCTACATCTTCGATGATTGGCCCCTCTCCCCCGGCACCGGGGGAACAGTCACCCAATACCCCCCGGACCATCCCCTGGCCCAGGATCTTCCCGGCCTACCCACCCGGGGAGATTGGGGTCAATCCTTCGCCCAGGGCAACCGCCAGTTTTCCTGGAACGCCGGGCAACCCGAATCCTGGGAAACCGGCACCTCCTTTTCTCCGGTCCCCAAACAGGCCTACAACAAAATCTCCCTTTCTTTCTATATTCACGACCTGGACCAGGGAACCATGACCCTCCTGGTCCGGGGCCAACACCAGGGCACCGCGGTCAGCCTCCCCGCGGCCCTCTCCCTGCCCTCGACGCCGGGATGGTACCGTCTGGATATAGATCTAACCCAGGGGGATTTCACCCTTTCTGATGCACAAAATACCGTCCTCCAAAGCGGCAGCCTTACAACCCCGATCCCGGAGGTGCTAACCGGCTTGGGCATAGAAATATCGGAGACCAACCGCGGCACTGTAACCCTTGGTCAGGCATGGTTTTCCTCACCCAACACCCGGGGACAGCTGTCCACCCAGGGCGATCTAATCCTGAGAGCCGGAGAAAGCAGCATCTACGGGCTTACCCAGGTTAACTGGATAACCGGAAACCTCCTCGCCGATCTAGGGCTAACCCTGGGTTATTCGGGCTTCTCTCTCCGGGGAAATCTCACCCTAGGCAACCAGAGCTATACCACCTCTCCTGAAATCATCTCCGCAGGCCACGGTCTAACCCTCCCCCTCGGGTTCCTTTCCCTCGGACACTCCTATACCCAAGGCCTGGATCCAACGAACCTCTGGAATTCCCTCACCAATACCCTGCAAATCACCCTGGGAAAAACCGTTCCCCAATTCACCTTGAGTCTCGCCAGCTCTCTAAGCGAGGCATCGAGACTGCTCCATCGCAGCTGGAAGGGCTCCCTGGGATTCAGTGGTAAAAGTCAGGGTGATTCTCATGCCTCTGCTTCCCAATTCGATGCAACCCTTACCCATACCCAGGGGCATCGACCTTCAACCCCCCGAACCCTCTCCACCAACTACCCCTCGAGCCTGCTGGCGAGCCTGGAACACAGCGTACCCTGGGTTATCTCCCAGGAAGATAGCCGCAGCTACACCGGGACCACGGGACTGAAACTCCCGGGTATGGAACTATCCTATTCCATCGCCGATGAACATCCCCCGGGTTCCATCGGCCCCCGGGCGGTCAGGGCAGGTCAGAAACTCACCCTGTTCCTGATTCAAACCGAGATAGCCGATCTTACCCTGAACTACTCCCGCGATTCCGTCAGCCAATGGGAACCGGCGCTTTTTCATTCCATCGGGGAGGATTTACAGAGCCTCGGTAGAATCATTCAGCAGGCTCCCCGGTCGATCATAGACCTTCCCCTCGCAGACCTGCTGTGGCCGGAATCCATCCTGGAAATTCCCGGAAGCAGCGCATTCACCCTGACCCCGAGCATCACCCTTAACCTCTCCCGCCCCCTCCGGGGCCTCGCATCGGACCTCTACACCCCGAGTTCCGTCTTTGTGGGAGCAGGAAGAATCTCCACGGAAGCCCGGGATTCCACCAGCCTCGGTGGGTCAGTTGGTATCAATGCCCTGAATATCTTCGGCCGTCGGGGCATCCTCGCCTCAAGTCAGGCCTTCGACAGCGATGACATTCGGTTATCCGGCGGCTTTGTATTGGTGCACCCGGAGATGTACTGGTACGGGGGATTAGCCGCCCAATGGGAGTTGTACGGCCTGGGATCCGGCGCCGGCAGCCCTCCGCCTCAATCCCTCTGGGAACTGCCGATATCGCCCTTGGGGTTCCCCCAGGGGGGCAGTTTACTCCCCCACACCCTGACCCTGAATACGGATCTCACCCTCGTCCGCCACCTAGAAGGAGGATTTATCGGCTCCCTAGGGGGCGGATACTCCTACGATACCCCTCTGCCGCCCATGCCGGAACAACTGAAGGCCTGGACGGACCAACAGCCCTGGCAGCTTATTCACCAAACCACGGGAATGATTGCCGGCCAGCTTCCCGGAGCTGGACTCAGCATGCCCCAGGAGCAAGCGGCAGGAGAATCACCCCAAAACAGCCCTAACATGACACCCCGAACCTGGAATAAACCCTCACTTTTTACCGTTCCCCTAGTGTCTTCAGGTTCATTCTCAATTATCATTAAGCACAGCAGCGTAATTGTCCTTCCCGGTGCGGGAAGTCTCCGGCTCTTTGCAGGCCTTGGCTGGAGACTCTACGAGTACCTGAAAATTCCGGATACCCTTACCCATCAACTGGGAGGACACGTGGGAATTGAGGTTCAACTTCAATTGTGACACTGATTACTTCGTAGTGCGCCAAGGGATGTACCATACGCCGTACATAGACACACCCTGCTATCCAATCCAAGGATAGTGTCACCGGCAGCAATGGTTACAACCTTCTATGCACTATAGATTTTTTTGCTTCCGGCGTTATATTTATAAGGAGGAGGGATTCCTATGAAGCAGCGTATAGTTACCGTCTTGATCGGTACTTTGTTTTTTTGTCTCGCTACCGTTCCCCTGGTGAGCCAGGATGAGGCCGGTTCACCGGATCTTGGATTAGGAATGGACCTGGCTCTGGGCACCAGCACCTTTACTAACCCCAGCACTGGCCAGCAGGAAAACTGGCAGACCCTGGGACTGAAGCCAGATTTGGCCATCGGCAAGTTCGGTATCGGTCTGGATATTACCTTGAATTACCGATTCACGACCTCCGAGGGAGAACCGGGATTCGAGGTACGGAAAGAGGACTGGGTTCCCTCGGAAGAAGCAGGCACTACCTTCCTGGATCTGTATCTCCCCCTGTTTAATTACATTCGCTGGGGTGTGAAGGGTGAACCGCTGTATGCCAAGATCGGCGGCATCGAAGACGGTCTTCTGGGTAACGGGTTTATTCTGGGTGGTTTTTCTAACACCCTCCATCGGCCGGACAACCGCCTCGTGGGTCTAAGTTTCGATCTTGACGGCAATCTCTTCGGATTTCCCTATGTCGGCTTAGAGACCTTCGTTAGCAACCTTGCAGCCTTTGATCTAATGGGAGGACGCTTCTACACCCGTCCCCTGGCTTGGCT encodes the following:
- a CDS encoding HD domain-containing protein codes for the protein MNHELRSHIENDYNLPIRDPIWHHIYLSPGLNKIIQSRPFQQLSRIKQLGPAYLVYPGATHSRFNHSLGVFHIAMRILQRILLRPSCPPLTLEGGKAFLTAALVHDLGHFPYTHSLKELPLKDHEVLTGEIVLSQPLSDIITREIGTSPEYVADIVDTSRHSSRDEILFFRNILSSPLDPDKLDYLTRDAFFCGVPYGTQDIDYILSRIHPAGYSGITLEEQGASSIEHLLFSKYLMYRSVYWHRQVRIATGMIKKALFLGLTNAIISPEDLYNLDDEGFFATLNTREGFIPFGLIESVHRGELYTIVVDRPFDPGSQGHHHLEDLVYREQFEQRIMEWLRNHTGLQVQPEEVVLDIPESISFEVDLPILRRDSTTAPYLETRTVFTPRVVNDFTQTLRYIRVALSPRVAQALTTPLPFDDLLTQLA
- a CDS encoding late competence development ComFB family protein; this encodes MEIHNLMEDKVLEMIAEICDSEEKTRANGYCTSEQCRLDAACFVLNRIPQRYVTSGRGFAYLESDFNDNQQLQVDIMTLCHEGLRRVSTIQRSFYGNDTPSHPNSFKGPCFTFPLIKGRLFNGITFEPIVGLDIKIRFNKELVPMIDSRWPNPYSVVGNTPGTYLFWPRPVEAEYEGQEQDFDFELVIESPEYEPFFHYFTLHLRAEDISSRSALKPNRDFNLTDLFLIPRGIEEDMQL
- a CDS encoding DUF503 domain-containing protein, translating into MVISMLQFVVELPDTTSLKEKRKVIKGLKGKIIDRFKVSAAEVDLHESLTFGQIGVALVSNDKQFGESVMHKILNFAERWVPGRIQDVEIYSEQF
- a CDS encoding ion transporter, with protein sequence MRTQKTSVKGLLEGIVVAAIFLVLIQTFLEDFARLSGWSWSFRRVLVYTGFGFDLFFSIEFLSRLYASILQRDVRGYLLERGGWIDLAASIPLLLLNSGPTVIALAAGSVGFSGMGGFLNVLKIAKTIRIARILRLLRVLKIAKNIRFIDSVMAQRHINKIATLSIATIVFTVMVLSILSSLLPSVDPSTDFIRRAEAVSQTLETVDAADSDSLSQIRQSASLVPEILLIQQNNRTVYQRYDRPEMVDQYGPGDYAYLQGDSVTVYLSTLALNAQDARTSLYVFVIIVVLLFVLTFIYGPHFALTVSDPVAIMRRGMDESTYALEIAIPRNYAEDEIYRLADSYNQEFLPMKNRVEMEGLGSSSLDTAHLDLESLLDDQNSGDSQE